Genomic window (Longimicrobiaceae bacterium):
GCCCCTCACGCTCACGGTCTGGCCGTCGATGTTGATCTCGACGCCCGACGGGACGGAGATCGGCTTTCTTCCGATACGCGACATTGGTTTGTCTCCCCTACCAGATCAGCGCGAGAAGCTCGCCGCCGACCTTGGCGGCGCGCGCCTGGGCGTCGGTCATCACGCCGCGCGACGTGGAAAGCAGCGCCATGCCCAGGCCGTTGCGCACGCGCGGGATCTCGCCCACGCCCACGTACCGGCGCAGGCCGGGGCGCGACACGCGCCGCAGCTCGCGGATGACCGACTTGTCCTGGTAGTACTTCAGGTACAGGCGAAGGACCTTGTGGCCCCCGTCGTCCAGGATCTTGTGCTCGTGGATGTAGCCGTTGTCCTTGAGAAGACGGGCGATCTCCGTCTTCAGCTTCGAGACCGGCATGTCGACCCTCCGGTGCCGCGCGAGCGCGGCGTTCCGGATGCGGGTCAGCATGTCGGCGATGGGATCCGTCACCATGCTGGGCTTCTCCTATAGTATCCGGCGCGGGACCCGGCCGGACTCGTAGGAAGTGAGGTTGTGCCG
Coding sequences:
- the rpsH gene encoding 30S ribosomal protein S8, which translates into the protein MVTDPIADMLTRIRNAALARHRRVDMPVSKLKTEIARLLKDNGYIHEHKILDDGGHKVLRLYLKYYQDKSVIRELRRVSRPGLRRYVGVGEIPRVRNGLGMALLSTSRGVMTDAQARAAKVGGELLALIW